The genomic interval tttgcctttcccccAGTTATAAGAAAAGTtgcaggtaagaaaatactgatgttttgttctgtaggattttattttcaggatgttgagttaggaaccccgTAGGTATAAagtcagaattttataggggattttcaaagttaaagtaagggaaatatgctatgctagggttttaagaatattaacagagttttcttagatacatatataccaatttTTATGCAGTTTCTATAGaatgaatgttttaatgttgtgtggactgagtagatatttatctgatgtagatttatatagattttattcagttcagtatatcatagttttcaCATAATGTTgtgttttcctgaataccataacacacagttataaagacagattatacagttatagcatcgagatgctacaatTATTCAGATTtttcagtatttacagtataaaattatagcgttatggttattttggaaacataatgaaaatagaaaaagtatatatatagatgtacttatatagtatcagatccctatggagaTATTATAGACATATACAATTTATAGAGCACGATAtcattgctatatatagatagagtgcaaccacatatctccgatagtgtgtgggtaccgtctaaccgtgctcggagaggatgtagctccGCAGTACACTGGGTAGAAGGGGCCAGTTAGAtaaggtagcagccagtctcgtgcttaggagtggatgcagtttggtcgggttgagctagtgtagagtataatgacttacttggagggccaaccaggttaagtcccgcctacgggcagcacaaccctgtcatgaggggtcaaatcatgacatacagagtcctggggaaagaacacagttatatatatacgtatatagatttatagttttcattgtatatagtatgttatagcagtgTGAATGATaaaaaactcagatgatacagatGTTTTAAgattttatacatgtgttttatatatTTGCCAAATCATGctgtttttaaatattattattataattttatgactcggctgtcatacactagtaataacatatttccacttattgagcgttgactcaccccattacattaccatttttcaagtgagacagctgggcgagcagatcaagctcgcggatagagagtattatCGATTATAGAGGGTAAGTTTTGCGTAGGGTTTGTATTTTTGTGTAGTGGGCACAGGGGAGAGTAATGTATTATAAAGCTagggttgaaaatactgaattctggtattgtatatacatatatgtatggttatgaaatttatgtttttccgctgcataaggatgcccattacatgcaagtgttggagtaatttattataaaaaataaaaaaaaatggtgaaaattttaaGGATGCTACACTTATTTGTTGCCTTTGCATCCTCTATTACTTGTTAGTTCATTGGCAAACCTAACAGGAAACCCATATGAAGTTCTAATCCAAGTCAAGCAATCTAATATATTTATACTCCCAATGTTAAATCTTACATGTGAGTAATAAATATCAAAGGCGCTTACATCCAATTTGTCCAAATTCAGTCAAGCTCGTTACCAATAACTAGCCACCATCCTACTCTGTGTCAGGATTGAATAATAATCATCGCATAACTCAGAAGAGGATAATctttatctatttatcataccAAAAGTTGATTAAACGACCATGACTAATACTCTATTTTAACCCTCCAAAATAATCTCTTCATAACTTTTACACTTTTACACTTAGACTGGGaaaattttcttgtatttttactGATCTGGAAGGGTGATAATGCTCACAACTCCAACCTTTGTATGTATTTTATTGTTCAAAGAATCCAAACTGCTTGCTTGAATTCTTTTCTCTTTTATGAAATTacctttcttttaaaaaaaactttaCACTTTTCCATATAGTTGAGACATGCATGATGGCCTATCTTTAGCTCAAACAATAGCTTGCATCATTTCATTTTGTATACTTGCTTCTCATGAACACTTGATTCAAAATAATCAGTTGGACCTCTTTAAGTAGTAGTCTCGCACAAACTTAACTAATATTAATTATACTATTAACATGTCTTATAATCCCAAACCAAGACTCCAACTATGAACCTTTTAAGTGTGTAGATTAATGACTCACCTGGATTAACAATGTGAGTCCTCATATACTCCTTAAAATCTGTCAATTAAACCAAGGATGATGCTTATCAATTAGATAACAAATTGtttgaggaattttttttttttttatggtcgCATTGCATAAATTGAAATAGCCTTTATAACTGATTTTACAATATTCATTCgatcaaattaaataaaaaagtttACTTTTCTATTCCATCAATGTTTTCTGAACACGATCAACATTGCACTTATAGGCTTATAGGTTCTTTTGCCGTCCATTTGTGAAGAGATAGCATATATAACAAGATTCATGCTCAAGAGGGCTATCCCAATTTCTTTGCTTAACATATGACATTATTAGACAAATAAATTTTAGATCTAGTCTGGCTAAGCTTTTTCATATGTTCAACTATATAGATTATGAGAAAATCTTTTGAATCTGAATGACAGAAAGGTAACCACTATCTTACCATTGGATTTTCAAACACTCTGTTGACCTAGCCAAATATTGGAAGAAATTAAGCCCTTTGGTAAAATTGTTGGGTGGCCGCCAccatttatttgattagcttcagACAAAAGGAATGGTAATGATGTCATGTGTGCCGACTACATTGAGGAATTTCTAGTAAAGCTAAGTCAAATTTAGATCCTCTCCTGCGCCTTGAAAGGCTCTCGTGAAAGCACGAGAAAAAAATTAGGTTTTCCCTGCAGATCAAATGGTCCCCCTGTTATCCAATAAAATACATCTAAAACATAAGTactcatatatttttattatttggtctattTTTATTAAATGAGAGGGTTTAATAGGAAAATCACCTTTGTCCTTCAGacacctattttttttttaaatgaaagcaCCCAACCCAACGCATCAGGTGGGCCGCGTCTGCACAGAGATgaactcttaaaaaaaaaaaaaattagcaaattgATCACGGGAAACTAATTCAACCTCCATGTTGGCGCCGCAGTGGCAGTGGCAGTGGTTGAAAAGCTATAATGCGTCATTGATCGATCAACAGGCGCTTTAATTAATTCTCAAATCAAAACTCATGATCACATTCAATCTCCCCATTATCAAGAGATTCAGATGTCGCTTGGCCCTTGCGGGACCCAATTCGTTTCTGACTTCTCCATCAAACGACCCAAGATTACTAAAGTAGGAGACTCGCCATCGACAAGTATCATTACACAAACATGTCTCACCAATATGCATGCATATAattcctttaaaattttttttttccatctctGCGAGCGGTTTAGATTTATACACgaatatggagagagagagagagagagtactgtTACATTCAAGGAGAAGTGAGGCGCATCAAATTTTGGGTCTTTAATTTAAATAGCGAGTTAATCAATCCATGAACTTTTTCCCTACCtctaaatatatgtatatatatatataagctcgCAAAAAGAACAGCAGAGAATTAAGAGCAGATCGGTGGAACTGGGTCGACGTCGTCTATTACAAGTTACAAACGTGCAAACTAGCTATGTATATATATCTACTATACACTAAAAATCATAACGTACCACAGGCACGCGCGCgcgcatacatacacacacacacacatacatagtGGCTGATCCACACGGTCTATTTGTTTACTcgacaacctacgtcctcactcCGGCCAGCTACTTCAAAACCATCGTGTCATCAATTTTGTACGCGCATGGTTACACCCTCCCACGTTCCAATTCCCCCATTACCCTTTTCTAAGAATCTATTTTAATttcctcaattttttctttttgggtttcGGATGATCATGCACAAACATATGTGATCCTGCATGTACTTAATAATAGTTCCATAGACTTTCTCCCTCTGTATTTCTCGGCGAGTCGTCGTCCGACGGCGGCGAATTTATTCTCGGCGGCGACATCAGCATTCCCTCCGCCATGTCTACCAGCAAACTCGGCATGTCAAAAAGCGCCTCCTCGTCCACGTACTCTTCTCCAGCACCCGCCGAATGGGCATCCTCCACGTGGACGTCAGTGCTCCCGCGGTGGCCTCCCGGCTCTCCGCATCCCGTTTGCGGTTTCCTCAATGCGGCAGCCGCAGCAGCCGCAGTGCGAATATCCCCGGGAGAAGGCGACGCAGGAACCGGGTACGTGTGAACGCTGTCGGGGAAGTTAAGAACCGCCTCGCTGCCCTTGACGGCGAGGGCCGCCACGTCGAAGGCGGCGGCGGCCATCTCCGGGGTCTGGAAGGTGCCGAGCCATATACGGGTGGTCTTACGGGGCTCCCGAATTTCGGACACCCACTTGCCGCTGCGGCAGCGGATGCCGCGGTACCTGGGGTGTTTCCCGGTGGGGCCGCCGCCGCCGGAGGAGGTGGAGCTCATTGTGCTAGTAGTGCCTAGTGGGAGAGAAGGATATTTGGGGGTAGTAGGAGTTTCCCACGTGGGGATGACAGGGATATTGGAAATGGAATGTGGGAAATGGTCAAGGGTTGGTGGGGGGTGAGGGGGCGAGTGGCGTGCCTCCTGGCGCACGTTAGTTGTGGGCGCAAGAGGgtcatccatatatatatatagtatatatgaaaaatagtttgtgtatatttatatataggtGAGTTTAATTTGGTGGGGGTGAAGGATTGGGAGGAACAGAGAGCTAGCGTAGAGGGTATATAAGGGGTAGAGAGGGGTCTGAGGGGGTGCATAAGTTTTGTGAAATTAAAAGTCGAAAGCGTGGGGAATTCGCGGACTGCGTTGTGCTGCCCAGTTGGGACTTGTGGGTCGGGAGTCGCTAGCAGCCTAGCAGGAAAAATTAGGGCCTTGGAGAGAGTGGGATGATAGTGTTGATGGAGGCCACACGGCTCAGGGGCTCGATCAGGAGATAGTTAGCTTGTGATTAGCTGTTGTCTACCTTTCTCGTGGTGCCATGAGCTTGGGTTTCTCATCACCTcccattttcttttattctctGCATTAATTTGTACTACAATTTTAGCTTAAAATTATGttaaactatatatataactatgtaGAAGCTAGCTAGTTAAGGCAACGTAATGTGGTCGTCATGCAATGGTGGGAAATAATTGGGCTATGGACGTGTTTTTAAAATCAGTTTAATTAGCTCTTTTGGTTGGCTACTTCTTTTTTccctcttttatatatatatatatatatatatatatatatatatatatatatatatatatttatattagaaatcaattttgattttcattttagTGAGAAATACATCGAATCTAAGACGATTTTGCCTTATATagcattttaattaattaaaataggtattttttttgcacacacaataaaaataatgtcaattCCTGTGTGTACCAGCATACCTAATATTTTCTTCAATAATTActaaattcaaaagaaaagaaGTATACAAAACGGGGCATGGAAAACTAAGCCTGAATTAAAAAAACAAGATTTTGCTCATCTAATGCTTAAAACTCGAACACTTACTAAATTAGTTGAGCAGCAGAATGAAAATTAACCTAattaaatctataaaaataaaaatatgtgtaGCACTTAGTGTGCATGTATAAGACTCTCATACCCAAGAATTGGAAAGGGTATGATGGTATGTAACTTTATTTCACtattaaatcaataaaaatacattttatttgaaattatttTGGATATGAACAGATCTCAAATTCAAAATACACACaaaagtttaattttgtttttgaattgtttataaaaaaatataaaataattatctcattttatatatgtaaatatatttttgagaggcCTATATATATGACACATGTTGAGTACAATGTCAAAGTTACTTGCAGGCCAGTCTAATTTAGAAACGTCTGGTCCCCAGCTCGCTAGTTCTCACCTCAATTTGCAAGAGGCTGTAAAAGTCATGACCAAGGAGAAGCAACAGGTCAATGAATATTGAATTTACTCCATTAGCTACGTACTttcgtgtgtatatatataagttgAACCACAAAAAATACATATGAACTTTGAGGATAAGACTTAAAAGAGTAGGACAGTGTGAGAGAGTAGGTGGATTTGGGCCCAATGTTCTGTCTTGCTTTTCCGGCGGCTAAATCTCTCAACTTTAACGGTGAACAAACAAGCACCCACCAATTTTCTTCTACTGTTTCATTAAGTGAGGGGTTGGGCATGGGAAGGGACAAGCCAAGATCATTAACTCAAGTGCTACCACTAAAAATGACAATTTTTAGGCATCAATAATTTCTTCTACTTTTCAAACTGGACACTGACAATATAGGGCAGTTTGAGAATGGAAAGTTTGGTCCTATATATGGAGTTTAAGCTCTTAGAACTTAGAAGGGATAAAAAAAAAGACTAGGGATAAATTTTACGTACATATTCTTCAAAATTTAAGACAAAAATAAATTGGACTATTGtaagttttctttaaaaaaaaaaaacttttctttttcttgtggTCTGTGCATGAcatgggctttttttttttttttgccgttATGTAAATTGAGTTTGTTCGATCgatatttttttaagtaaaaaataCTAACCTTccttgaaatttgataaaaaagatAATGACTTcacttgagattttaaaattttcaaggatcttgtctaagatttcaaaaatttttaggACCTCGTCTAAGataatttgtcaaaaagatacagaGCTCACCTTATATCTtataaaaagacaagttttttttaggagaaatttgtgtcatttttgaaacctcaggggaggtttaTGACACTTTTGAAACTTTAGGAAAATTAtctatctttttatcaaatttaagGGAAGTTACCTTATTTTTTTAGCTGCACATCAGTTGGAAACATAAGCGACACAACTATCGGGATATGAATGACTATAAACAACCTGATAAGACTAGCAGACCCCTTCTTTAAATTCATACTAAAATACAGACAAAAAAGGTCATTGAGTCAATTCAATCTATGCATATATTCCTACTTGAATATATATAGAACTTTGGTCTCCTTCTATGATCTAACTCTAATTTATAAAGAATATTATTGTAAAAGTACTGAGAGCGCTATATGCATTTTGCACATGATGTTAATTCCCTTTTTAATTTTTGGCAATGGCATTCCTAGTAAATAATCACATAAGATGACATGGAGCTTGAATGTTTCATCAGATATGGTTGTTGCAGGCAATCCTTGTTTTGCCGGGTGGCTGTTTTCCCCTGTACATCAATGTTTTGTCCACAACTTGGAAATTAAATTAAAGCATGGTTTTGGCCTTTGAAAATGGGTCTCTTTCCAAATGATCAAACACTGCTTCGTTAAAACACGAGCGTTGAGGGTTACTTAGCTTTTTTGAGTAGCAGTAGTACTGCCATAGTTGTTGGGTCGTGGGGAAAAGGGTTTTCGATGTATGTTGAGATTGATGTGAGATTTTAGTGAACAGGTCAAATGTATTTGCAGGGCCTGTAGATAAAGTTAGAGATCCCATAATCTTTCCCAGCCTTTTCAAAGTCTAGCTACAATACTAAAAGCAAACAAGCAAATCATATTTGAAAAGTGAGATCTTGCTAGGAAATTATTAGGTATAGCCATATGTGAGTTGCAAATCttcccgtttttttttttttcggaaaaCAAGGGATGGATCGATAGAACAAGCTAGCCATTCCGTTTTTTAGGGACAAATATTTTTCTAAGATCATCAATTTTGGTCCCCAACTTTGTCCTTAAAATGTATGTGCGTGACGTCTTGAAGGGTAAACTTTCAAAATATGGGATCGAATCTTCGAATCATCTCGACCAAATGAATTCGAGATCATATGAAAATTGATAATACATGTGGTAAGAAATGAGTCGAAATATAATCCAATGGAGTCGCctctaatatattttttttactcTAGGTGAGATTAGAACATCTATTTAATATACTATCAATTCATTGGTCTATAAGTTATACCTAGGTTCAAGAAAATTAATAGACAATAGTCCATATTACTAGTTCAGATTCGCAAGTACAATTATGTAAAAGGAAGATACCAGCACCCATTTACACTTGTCCAATGCATGCTATCCTATTAGCTTAGAATTACCTTTGAAATTAGCTGAACAGGACTCAgacttttcttttttattcaatTACCTAGTCATAATATATTGAATAGCCTTGCATAAGACAGAAGCTACCCTCACCTCAGTATCCCTAGAGGCGTGCGAAGACACAACCCTTAATGATCCCCATGAGCATTAGCTACTTATTGAGTTTATTACAGATTAAAGGTTTGCTTACCTTATCTTTAAATATTGGGAGGCCTTGTGAAAGTCTGTTGTAGAAATTGAATGTAGGATTGCACAACAGAATATAAATGTAAGAAATAATGAAGCACCAAACTATAATTCACACACGCAATATATCTTAAAGTAACAAGAatccacacaaaga from Malania oleifera isolate guangnan ecotype guangnan chromosome 9, ASM2987363v1, whole genome shotgun sequence carries:
- the LOC131164289 gene encoding ethylene-responsive transcription factor ERF027 — translated: MDDPLAPTTNVRQEARHSPPHPPPTLDHFPHSISNIPVIPTWETPTTPKYPSLPLGTTSTMSSTSSGGGGPTGKHPRYRGIRCRSGKWVSEIREPRKTTRIWLGTFQTPEMAAAAFDVAALAVKGSEAVLNFPDSVHTYPVPASPSPGDIRTAAAAAAALRKPQTGCGEPGGHRGSTDVHVEDAHSAGAGEEYVDEEALFDMPSLLVDMAEGMLMSPPRINSPPSDDDSPRNTEGESLWNYY